Proteins from one Penicillium digitatum chromosome 2, complete sequence genomic window:
- a CDS encoding Cleavage and polyadenylation specific factor 5: MATTTQDVPVSGLPPTVPKDFTAQQPETVRLYPLSNYTFGTKETQPEEDPSVLARLKRLEEHYGLHGMRRTCEGILVCHEHNHPHVLMLQIANAFFKLPGDYLHHEDDEIEGFKKRLNERLAPVGSQFSGEGVNDDWEISDTLAQWWRPNFETFMYPFLPGHVTRPKECKKLYFIRLPKKKVLSVPKNMKLLAVPLFELYDNTARYGPQLSAIPHLLSRYNFEMVDENDNIVAVTPGTPLPPGYTIPPRVLVNGDGADGDDGQDTGMTGVEEGMKIESHQ, encoded by the exons ATGGCTACTACTACACAGGATGTCCCTGTCAGTGGACTTCC GCCCACCGTCCCTAAGGACTTTACCGCGCAGCAGCCGGAGACTGTCCGCCTGTACCCCTTGTCGAACTATACCTTCGGCACCAAGGAAACACAACCCGAAGAGGATCCTTCGGTTCTAGCACGGCTGAAGCGCCTCGAGGAACATTATGGCCTCCATGGGATGCGACGGACTTGTGAGGGAATCCTGGTGTGCCACGAGCACAATCACCCCCATGTGCTGATGCTGCAGATTGCCAATGCATTCTTTAAACT GCCAGGCGACTATCTTCACCACGAGGATGACGAGATTGAAGGTTTCAAGAAACGACTGAATGAGCGTCTCGCACCTGTGGGATCTCAGTTCTCCGGTGAAGGTGTGAACGATGACTGGGAAATCAGCGACACACTTGCGCAATGGTGGCGACCCAACTTCGAGACTTTTATGTATCCGTTCCTTCCTGGACATGTCACTCGCCCCAAGGAATGCAAGAAGTTGTACTTTATTCGCCTCCCCAAGAAGA AGGTTCTCTCCGTTCCGAAAAACATGAAACTTCTCGCTGTGCCGCTGTTCGAGTTGTATGACAACACTGCTCGCTATGGCCCTCAACTCTCTGCCATTCCACATCTCCTATCACGATATAACTTCGAGATGGTCGATGAGAACGACAACATTGTTGCTGTGACTCCTGGCACCCCGTTGCCTCCCGGTTACACCATCCCTCCCCGAGTCCTTGTTAACGGTGACGGTGCAGACGGGGACGATGGACAGGACACCGGTATGACTGGTGTTGAAGAGGGAATGAAGATTGAATCCCACCAGTAG